The Mycolicibacterium fluoranthenivorans genomic interval AGGACATCCGGCTGCCGCCCGACGCGGTGCTGCTGCCGGGATTCGTCGACACCCACGTGCACATCAACGATCCCGGCACCGACTGGGAGGGCTTCGCCAGTGCCACCGCGGCCGCGGCCGCGGGCGGTATCACCACACTGGTCGACATGCCGCTGGACTCCGACCCGGTGACCACCAGTGTGTCCGCCTTGAATCTCAAAAGGTCGGCCGCGGAAGGCAACTGTGTTGTCGACATCGGGTTCTGGGGTGGTGTCGTCCCGGACAACCTGGACCGACTCGCTTCGCTGGTACGGGCCGGCGTGCGGGGTTTCAAGTGTTTTCTCGCCGACTCGGGCAACCCGGACTTCGGCCACCTGAGTCCCGCGCAGTTCCGTGCCGCCATGGCCCGCATCGCCGACCTGGACTCGCTGCTGCTGGTGCACGCCGAGAGCCATGCGGTGATCGACGCCGGCCCCCGCCCGGTCGGCCGTTCCTACCGATCGTTCCTGGCGTCACGACCCGATGCCGCCGAGGAGGACGCGGTCGGCCTCGTCGTCGAGACCGCGCGCGAGACCGGAGCCCGCGCGCACATCGTGCACGTCTCCAGCGCCCACGTGGTGCCTCTGCTGGCCGCAGCCAAAGCCGACGGCGTGGCCGTCACCGCCGAAACCTGTCCGCACTACCTGACTTTCGACGCCGAGACGGTGCCCGACGGCGGCACCGAGTTCGCCGTCTGCCCGCCGATCCGCGACGGTGCCAATCGCGAACTGCTGTGGTCGGCACTGGCGGACGGAACCTTGGACCTGGTGGTGTCCGATCATTCGCCGTGCGCCCCGCGCGATAAGGCGGCCGGAGATTTCGGACGCGCCTTCGGCGGTATCAGCTCGTTGCAGCTCGGTCCGCGGGCAGCGTGGACCGAGGCCGCCCGACGCGGTTTCGGGATGGCCGAGGTGAGTCGGTGGATGTCGCAGCGGCCCGCCGCACTGGCCGGCTACGCCGACCGGGGCCGGATCGCGCTGGGCCTGCGGGCCGATCTGTGTGCCTTCGACCCCGACGCGCACGAGACGGTGCACGCCGGCGCGCTGCGGCACCGGCACCCGGTGAGCCCGTATGAGGGTGTCAGTCTGCGGGGTGCGGTGCTGCAGACGTGGGTGGCCGGTGTACCGGCCCTGACCCGGATAGGAGAGCCGGTGTGAGATTCCTGGTGCTCAATCCCTCTCTATCTGTCGGCGGTC includes:
- the allB gene encoding allantoinase AllB, which produces MECVLRADRVLIDGHLVPASVGIAGGQIAHIDALDADHSAAQDIRLPPDAVLLPGFVDTHVHINDPGTDWEGFASATAAAAAGGITTLVDMPLDSDPVTTSVSALNLKRSAAEGNCVVDIGFWGGVVPDNLDRLASLVRAGVRGFKCFLADSGNPDFGHLSPAQFRAAMARIADLDSLLLVHAESHAVIDAGPRPVGRSYRSFLASRPDAAEEDAVGLVVETARETGARAHIVHVSSAHVVPLLAAAKADGVAVTAETCPHYLTFDAETVPDGGTEFAVCPPIRDGANRELLWSALADGTLDLVVSDHSPCAPRDKAAGDFGRAFGGISSLQLGPRAAWTEAARRGFGMAEVSRWMSQRPAALAGYADRGRIALGLRADLCAFDPDAHETVHAGALRHRHPVSPYEGVSLRGAVLQTWVAGVPALTRIGEPV